The following proteins are co-located in the Calliphora vicina chromosome 2, idCalVici1.1, whole genome shotgun sequence genome:
- the slmo gene encoding protein slowmo, whose amino-acid sequence MKIWTSEHTFNHPWETVTQAAWRKYPNPMTPSIIGTDVIERKVVDGVLHTHRLVQSKWFLPKWTNKLIGTAKTCFASERSTVDPSKRSMILKTINLTFCRHISVDEVIYYEPHPTDPSKTLLKQEASVTVHSVPLSHYMEDMLTSTISMNAGKGRQGLEWVIGRINSEVKGIAETAAKSTDDLILTTRRSLDDMTESARKNLDEISAQAAKHIHI is encoded by the coding sequence ATGAAAATTTGGACGTCAGAACACACATTCAACCATCCGTGGGAAACGGTAACGCAAGCAGCCTGGCGTAAATACCCCAATCCCATGACACCGTCCATTATTGGCACCGATGTGATCGAGCGCAAAGTGGTCGATGGCGTCTTACACACACACCGTTTGGTACAGTCCAAATGGTTTTTACCAAAATGGACCAACAAACTAATTGGCACCGCCAAAACCTGTTTTGCCAGCGAACGCTCAACCGTGGATCCCAGCAAACGTTCCATGATCCTGAAGACCATTAATCTGACATTTTGCCGTCACATATCCGTGGACGAAGTGATATACTACGAACCCCATCCCACAGACCCCTCAAAGACACTGCTGAAACAAGAGGCATCAGTGACTGTGCATAGTGTGCCACTGTCCCATTATATGGAAGATATGCTCACCTCCACCATCAGCATGAATGCCGGCAAAGGTCGCCAGGGTCTCGAGTGGGTGATTGGTCGCATCAATTCCGAGGTAAAAGGTATTGCCGAAACTGCTGCCAAAAGTACAGATGATTTGATCTTGACCACAAGACGCTCCCTCGATGATATGACAGAAAGTGCACGCAAAAATTTAGACGAAATTAGTGCGCAGGCCGCCAAACATATACACAtttaa
- the LOC135952230 gene encoding transcription factor grauzone-like, which yields MNCLLCFKVSENIKEILTVNSADWQEQNIQHIVEKYLWKMEHIKIDSHVCLTCWKELYNFHRFYTEIEKSHKHLNSFMKTDVISDDIYNGKKELLETNSKENVENYQLEPEILLIKQENPLEVYETELVQEFNHVKRKIKRKCSTKKVKNVIKYRKTRSEKERIKAELADIEKPTQIAIKLEVDVENDTKESNSIANIEDQDDISCESDDEPTNTIDSAKTHIQRERNDKFIAEHFEMTNCSFCQIPLATFSTLIKHFKEEHNERGYALCCNRKYYTRTELIDHIKWHINPEHFKCKYCDKILSSRVCLKLHIKNVHDQMSIECDICGKSLANVYSLKTHKLLHVVKDNERIPCTHCDKSFVSKQFLDNHISNVHLKKYHKICDLCGVSILEKQRFKRHMLEHQGKPLPKVSCEVCGRLLSDVKCLKRHMNSHHPPEGVKNEIDCPICKKMFANRTNLKNHIKVVHENSCESKCTMCEKTFKRPDALKDHMAKHIGKPLHACGWCPKSFYSNGQMHAHRKSVHPMEWQESVREKHSGNLPEKYISKSLQNEYEYIL from the exons atgaattGTTTATTGTGTTTCAAAGTATCAGAAAACATTAAAGAAATTCTTACAGTTAATTCCGCCGATTGGCAAGAACAAAATATACAACACATCGTTGAAAAATATCTGTGGAAAatg gaacatataaaaatcgacTCCCATGTATGCCTAACATGTTGGAAGGAATTATACAATTTCCATAGATTCTACACTGAGATAGAAAAGTCACATAAACATTTGAATAGTTTCATGAAAACGGATGTAATTTCTGATGATATTTACAACGGAAAAAAAGAATTACTTGAAacaaattctaaagaaaatgtagaaaattatcAACTTGAGCCAGAAATTCTATTGATAAAACAAGAAAATCCTTTAGAAGTTTATGAAACAGAGTTAGTACAGGAATTTAATCAtgtaaaacgaaaaataaaacgTAAATGCTCtactaaaaaagttaaaaatgtaataaaatatcgTAAAACAAGATCTGAGAAAGAAAGAATTAAAGCTGAATTGGCAGATATAGAAAAGCCCACACAAATTGCCATAAAATTGGAAGTGGATGTGGAAAATGACACTAAAGAAAGTAATTCTATTGCAAATATTGAAGATCAAGATGATATTAGCTGTGAAAGTGATGACGAACCAACAAATACGATCGATTCAGCTAAAACTCATATCCAACGCGAAAGAAATGATAAATTCATAGCCGAACATTTTGAAATGACCAACTGTAGCTTTTGTCAAATACCATTGGCAACATTTTCCACACTGATTAAACATTTCAAAGAGGAACACAATGAACGTGGATATGCTCTCTGCTGTAATCGAAAGTATTATACCCGTACGGAATTAATAGATCATATTAAGTGGCATATAAATCCAGAGCActttaaatgcaaatattgtGATAAAATATTGTCTAGTCGTGTCTGCTTGAAGTTACACATAAAAAATGTTCATGATCAAATGAGTATTGAGTGCGATATTTGTGGCAAAAGTTTGGCAAATGTATACAGTCTCAAAACGCATAAACTATTACACGTTGTGAAAGATAATGAAAGAATACCATGTACACATTGTGATAAGTC CTTCGTCTCTAAACAATTCCTAGACAATCATATAAGCAATGTTCATTTAAAGAAATACCATAAAATATGCGATCTATGTGGTGTTTCCATATTAGAAAAGCAAAGATTTAAACGACACATGCTAGAACATCAAGGTAAACCACTACCAAAGGTAAGTTGTGAGGTTTGTGGTCGTCTTCTGTCCGacgtaaaatgtttaaagcggcACATGAACTCACATCATCCGCCGGAAGGTGTTAAAAACGAAATTGATTGTCCTATATGCAAGAAAATGTTTGCTAATCGTACCAATCTTAAGAACCACATAAAAGTTGTTCACGAAAATAGTTGTGAAAGTAAATGTACAATGTGTGAGAAGACATTTAAAAGGCCGGATGCgttaaag GATCATATGGCTAAGCATATCGGCAAGCCGTTACATGCTTGCGGTTGGTGTCCCAAGTCATTTTATTCAAACGGCCAGATGCATGCTCATCGTAAAAGTGTGCATCCAATGGAATGGCAAGAATCAGTGCGAGAAAAACATTCTGGAAATTTAccagaaaaatatatttcaaaatctttacaAAATGAATATGAGTATattctgtaa
- the LOC135952197 gene encoding transcription factor grauzone-like: MNCLLCFKVSENIKEILTVNSADWQEQNIQHIVEKYLWKMEHIKIDSHVCLTCWKELYNFHRFYTEIEKSHKHLNSFMKTDVISDDIYNGKKELLETNSKENVENYQLEPEILLIKQENPLEVYETELVQEFNHVKRKIKRKCSTKKVKNVIKYRKTRSEKERIKAELADIEKPTQIAIKLEVDVENDTKESNSIANIEDQDDISCESDDEPTNTIDSAKTHIQRERNDKFIAEHFEMTNCSFCQIPLATFSTLIKHFKEEHNERGYALCCNRKYYTRTELIDHIKWHINPEHFKCKYCDKILSSRVCLKLHIKNVHDQMSIECDICGKSLANVYSLKTHKLLHVVKDNERIPCTHCDKSFVSKQFLDNHISNVHLKKYHKICDLCGVSILEKQRFKRHMLEHQGKPLPKVSCEVCGRLLSDVKCLKRHMNSHHPPEGVKTEIDCPICKKMFANRTSLKNHIKVVHENSCESKCTMCEKTFKRPDALKDHMAKHIGKPLHACGWCPKSFYSNGQMHAHRKSVHPMEWQESVREKHSGNLPEKYISKSLQNEYEYIL, translated from the exons atgaattGTTTATTGTGTTTCAAAGTATCAGAAAACATTAAAGAAATTCTTACAGTTAATTCCGCCGATTGGCAAGAACAAAATATACAACACATCGTTGAAAAATATCTGTGGAAAatg gaacatataaaaatcgacTCCCATGTATGCCTAACATGTTGGAAGGAATTATACAATTTCCATAGATTCTACACTGAGATAGAAAAGTCACATAAACATTTGAATAGTTTCATGAAAACGGATGTAATTTCTGATGATATTTACAACGGAAAAAAAGAATTACTTGAAacaaattctaaagaaaatgtagaaaattatcAACTTGAGCCAGAAATTCTATTGATAAAACAAGAAAATCCTTTAGAAGTTTATGAAACAGAGTTAGTACAGGAATTTAATCAtgtaaaacgaaaaataaaacgTAAATGCTCtactaaaaaagttaaaaatgtaataaaatatcgTAAAACAAGATCTGAGAAAGAAAGAATTAAAGCTGAATTGGCAGATATAGAAAAGCCCACACAAATTGCCATAAAATTGGAAGTGGATGTGGAAAATGACACTAAAGAAAGTAATTCTATTGCAAATATTGAAGATCAAGATGATATTAGCTGTGAAAGTGATGACGAACCAACAAATACGATCGATTCAGCTAAAACTCATATCCAACGCGAAAGAAATGATAAATTCATAGCCGAACATTTTGAAATGACCAACTGTAGCTTTTGTCAAATACCATTGGCAACATTTTCCACACTGATTAAACATTTCAAAGAGGAACACAATGAACGTGGATATGCTCTCTGCTGTAATCGAAAGTATTATACCCGTACGGAATTAATAGATCATATTAAGTGGCATATAAATCCAGAGCActttaaatgcaaatattgtGATAAAATATTGTCTAGTCGTGTCTGCTTGAAGTTACACATAAAAAATGTTCATGATCAAATGAGTATTGAGTGCGATATTTGTGGCAAAAGTTTGGCAAATGTATACAGTCTCAAAACGCATAAACTATTACACGTTGTGAAAGATAATGAAAGAATACCATGTACACATTGTGATAAGTC CTTCGTCTCTAAACAATTCCTAGACAATCATATAAGCAATGTTCATTTAAAGAAATACCATAAAATATGCGATCTATGTGGTGTTTCCATATTAGAAAAGCAAAGATTTAAACGACACATGCTAGAACATCAAGGTAAACCACTACCAAAGGTAAGTTGTGAGGTTTGTGGTCGTCTTCTGTCCGATGTGAAATGTTTAAAGCGACACATGAACTCACATCATCCGCCGGAAGGTGTTAAAACCGAAATTGATTGTCCTATATGCAAGAAAATGTTTGCTAATCGTACCAGTCTTAAGAATCACATAAAAGTTGTTCACGAAAATAGTTGCGAAAGTAAATGTACAATGTGTGAGAAGACATTTAAAAGGCCGGATGctttaaag GATCATATGGCTAAGCATATCGGCAAGCCGTTACATGCTTGCGGGTGGTGTCCCAAGTCATTTTATTCAAACGGCCAGATGCATGCTCATAGAAAAAGTGTGCATCCAATGGAATGGCAAGAATCAGTGCGAGAAAAACATTCTGGAAATTTACcagaaaaatatatatcaaaatctTTACAAAATGAATATGAGTATAttctgtaa
- the LOC135951890 gene encoding transcription factor grauzone-like, protein MNCLLCLKVSENIKEILAVNSADWQEQNIQHIVEKYLWKMEHLKIDSHICQTCWQELYNFHRFYTEIEKSHKHLNSFMKTEVISDDIYNGKEELLETNSKENIENYQLEPEIILIKQENPLEVYEKEIVEEYNHVKPKIKRKYSAKKEKNLKRYCKTRSKTERSKTELADIENPTKIVIKLEVDVENDTKENNSVENLKDQDDISCISDDEPTNTIDSAKTHIQRERNDKFIAEHFEMTNCSFCQIPLATFSILIKHYKEEHNERGYALCCNRKYYSRTDLIDHIKLHLNPEQFKCKYCDKILSSRACLKLHIKNVHDPKSIECDICGKSLANEYSLKMHKLLHVVKDNERIPCTQCDKTFVSKQFLDTHISNVHLKKYHKICDLCGVSILEKQRFKRHMLEHQGKPLPKVSCEVCGRLLSDVKCLKRHMNSHHPPEGVKTEIDCPICKKMFANRTSLKNHIKVVHENSCESKCTMCEKTFKRPDALKDHMAKHIGKPLHACGWCPKSFYSNGQMHAHRKSVHPMEWQESVREKHSGNLPEKYISKSLQNEYEYIL, encoded by the exons atgaattGTTTATTGTGTTTGAAAGTATCTGAAAACATTAAAGAAATTCTTGCAGTTAATTCAGCCGATTGGCAAGAACAAAATATACAACACATCGTTGAAAAATATCTGTGGAAAATG GAACATTTAAAAATCGACTCCCATATATGCCAAACATGTTGGCAGGAATTATACAATTTCCATAGATTCTACACTGAGATAGAAAAGTCACATAAACATTTGAATAGTTTCAtgaaaacggaagtaatttctGATGATATTTACAACGGAAAAGAAGAATTACTGGAAacaaattctaaagaaaatatagaaaattatcaaCTTGAGCCAGAAATTATATTGATAAAACAAGAAAATCCTTTAGAAGTTTATGAAAAAGAGATAGTAGAGGAATATAATCatgtaaaaccaaaaataaaacgtAAATACTCTgctaaaaaagagaaaaatttaaaaagatattGTAAAACAAGATCTAAGACCGAAAGAAGTAAAACTGAATTGGCAGATATAGAAAATCCTACAAAAATTGTCATCAAATTGGAAGTGGATGTGGAAAATGAcactaaagaaaataattctgtagaaaatcttaaagATCAGGATGATATTAGCTGTATAAGTGATGACGAACCAACAAATACCATCGATTCCGCTAAAACTCATATCCAACGCGAAAGAAATGATAAATTCATAGCCGAACATTTTGAAATGACCAACTGCAGCTTTTGTCAAATACCTTTGGCAACATTTTCCATACTGATTAAACACTACAAAGAGGAACACAATGAACGTGGATATGCCCTATGCTGTAATCGAAAGTATTACAGTCGTACAGATTTAATAGATCACATTAAGTTGCATCTAAATCCTGAGcaatttaaatgcaaatattgtGACAAAATACTGTCTAGTCGTGCCTGCTTGAAGCTGCACATAAAAAATGTTCATGATCCAAAGAGTATTGAGTGCGATATTTGTGGCAAAAGTTTGGCAAATGAATACAGTCTCAAAATGCATAAACTATTACACGTTGTGAAAGATAATGAAAGAATACCATGCACACAATGTGATAAGAC CTTCGTCTCTAAACAATTCCTAGACACTCATATAAGCAAtgtccatttaaaaaaataccataaaatatgCGATCTATGTGGTGTTTCCATATTAGAAAAGCAAAGATTTAAACGACACATGCTAGAACATCAAGGTAAACCACTACCAAAGGTAAGTTGTGAGGTTTGTGGTCGTCTTCTGTCCGATGTGAAATGTTTAAAGCGACACATGAACTCACATCATCCGCCGGAAGGTGTTAAAACCGAAATTGATTGTCCTATATGCAAGAAAATGTTTGCTAATCGTACCAGTCTTAAGAATCACATAAAAGTTGTTCACGAAAATAGTTGCGAAAGTAAATGTACAATGTGTGAGAAGACATTTAAAAGGCCGGATGctttaaag GATCATATGGCTAAGCATATCGGCAAGCCGTTACATGCTTGCGGGTGGTGTCCCAAGTCATTTTATTCAAACGGCCAGATGCATGCTCATAGAAAAAGTGTGCATCCAATGGAATGGCAAGAATCAGTGCGAGAAAAACATTCTGGAAATTTACcagaaaaatatatatcaaaatctTTACAAAATGAATATGAGTATAttctgtaa